In Fundulus heteroclitus isolate FHET01 chromosome 17, MU-UCD_Fhet_4.1, whole genome shotgun sequence, the following are encoded in one genomic region:
- the LOC105934003 gene encoding zinc finger protein 11, translated as MESPEHTDPALLLPSLRLFVPPLRLVSAAMWHAVQSGNLQEYGLVEDFVSTVTDIVPELLNPDQKAQLLLGLRARVVLELCRSEKIADTDSIQLHLEQIKTLISTWAAQPCFADVQFPESNFVDQVGLLLKDPEEKEKFFQDVFPTDFGPDYDNALQMLMLDFLSRVERLLPVPDIQQTASMLRGIPSALEECARSAPDPQDLRTLLRYQTTVRHVDFSDETQTIPSSFGNCILSSLSLPQLEKIVIHPDELQLQSSSEEIQGCVTVQVEGETVTLLDYIHIEQPSSLGESDGQEDLDNSAEETADPAPDAELGEALKPAAFQPLKQSKRLELKREASAGGSNADAAKRPRKNYPSNKTCPVCSKTFLRAAAMRRHQEIHNENRDLKYKCGSCEKRFRDQYDMNRHAMRVHEKGEMSSSPKDEDPADPCTSEASESKNCSLCGKYFAREVDMERHMKSHSEDRPYKCSFCDKKFKNLYILKRHEREICKSREKNARKGAPDVNPEAPPEVSVEGKVCPICGRILPCNADIAKHLRSHSEERPYVCLTCEKGFKYKDTLKKHQIIHGHDGIREEHCKTVEQILAEAEPRHTGDPDRQAEAEPRADVAAKGAPSGSSRKKATKACPVCSRAFDSVKTLNRHIQCHTEDRPFHCIHCKKRFKHMHGLKRHQIYAICHKKTSRPSWKKEQRAGPGRGETAGANPPQGQSDKIPVWCSNCGKHFEYPAALKEHQENVCKAEIREVMKCRDCGKEFRSVTMLKVHQRIHDPLYCKECGKILGSEAAFERHKLMHRPMSCTMCEKTFTLLRRLREHYEKQHAFTGPFPCPQCDKSFVQLSYLAIHQRIHKGEFPYACDMCPEKFRSSNCLTVHQRKHTGEKPFLCWQCGKCYRSASELTVHMGTHSEERPWACSQCAMAYRTKLQLSNHVEQVHIGVRYPCKSCGKQFMKETSLKRHELIHTGERPHQCTVCGKTFLTANELRLHNRYHTGERPYKCDVCGKAFIQSGYLKSHVRIHTGEKPFKCDVCDKSFRLSYHMKKHRRTHAGKSRSFVCSDCGLVFLHKKFFWEHSLTHNVKMEPAFAADVALEFQ; from the exons ATGGAGAGCCCGGAGCATACCG ATCCAGCTCTCCTGCTGCCGTCTCTTCGCCTCTTCGTTCCTCCCCTCCGGCTGGTGTCTGCGGCCATGTGGCACGCCGTGCAGAGCGGGAACCTTCAGGAATACGGATTGGTGGAGGACTTCGTCAGCACCGTCACCGATATCGTGCCAGAACTGTTAAATCCGGATCAGAAAGCTCAGCTCCTCCTGGGACTGAGGGCACGG GTGGTGCTTGAACTGTGTCGCTCCGAGAAGATCGCAGACACGGACTCCATCCAGCTGCACCTGGAGCAGATCAAAACCCTCATATCCACCTGGGCAGCGCAG CCCTGTTTTGCAGATGTTCAGTTTCCAGAGTCCAACTTTGTGGATCAGGTTGGGTTGCTGTTGAAGGACCCCGAAGAGAAGGAGAAGTTCTTCCAG GATGTCTTCCCCACAGATTTTGGACCCGACTATGACAACGCTCTGCAGATGCTGATGTTGGATTTCCTGTCCAGAGTGGAGAGGCTTCTCCCGGTCCCCGACATTCAGCAG ACGGCGTCCATGCTGCGAGGCATCCCATCTGCGCTGGAGGAGTGCGCTCGCTCGGCGCCTGACCCCCAGGACCTGAGAACGCTGCTGCGCTACCAGACGACAGTCAGACACGTGGACTTTTCCG ATGAAACCCAGACCATTCCGTCGTCCTTCGGGAACTGCATCCTGTCCTCGCTGTCTCTGCCCCAGCTGGAGAAGATCGTGATCCACCCAGACGAGCTGCAGCTTCAGTCGTCCTCAGAGGAGATTCAGGGCTGCGTGACCGTGCAGGTGGAGGGCGAAACGGTGACGCTGCTGGACTACATCCACATAGAGCAGCCGTCCAGCCTGGGGGAGTCCGACGGTCAGGAGGACCTCGACAACAGCGCCGAGGAGACGGCCGACCCGGCGCCGGACGCGGAGCTGGGCGAAGCTCTGAAGCCCGCCGCTTTCCAGCCGCTGAAGCAAAGCAAGAGGCTCGAGCTGAAGAGAGAAGCGTCGGCAGGCGGCAGCAACGCGGACGCAGCCAAGAGGCCGCGGAAAAACTACCCCAGCAACAAAACGTGTCCGGTGTGCAGCAAGACGTTCCTGCGAGCGGCGGCCATGAGGCGGCACCAGGAGATCCACAACGAAAACCGCGACCTGAAGTACAAGTGCGGCAGCTGCGAGAAGCGGTTCAGGGACCAGTACGACATGAACCGGCACGCCATGCGCGTCCACGAGAAGGGCGAGATGAGCAGCAGCCCCAAAGACGAGGATCCGGCCGACCCGTGCACCTCCGAGGCGTCCGAGAGCAAGAACTGCTCTCTGTGCGGCAAGTATTTCGCCCGGGAGGTGGACATGGAGCGGCACATGAAGTCGCACTCGGAGGATCGGCCGTACAAGTGCTCCTTCTGCGACAAGAAGTTCAAAAACCTTTACATCCTGAAGAGGCACGAGAGGGAGATCTGCAAGAGCAGGGAGAAGAACGCGAGGAAGGGCGCACCAGACGTGAACCCGGAGGCTCCGCCGGAGGTGTCGGTGGAGGGGAAGGTCTGCCCCATCTGCGGCCGGATCCTTCCCTGCAACGCGGACATCGCCAAGCATCTGCGCTCGCACTCGGAGGAGCGGCCGTACGTCTGCCTGACGTGCGAGAAGGGCTTCAAGTACAAGGACACGCTGAAGAAGCACCAGATCATCCACGGCCACGACGGCATCCGAGAGGAGCACTGCAAGACGGTGGAGCAGATCCTGGCCGAAGCCGAGCCGCGGCACACGGGCGATCCCGACCGGCAGGCCGAAGCCGAGCCGCGCGCCGACGTAGCCGCGAAGGGCGCGCCGTCCGGATCAAGCAGAAAGAAAGCAACGAAGGCGTGCCCCGTGTGCAGCAGGGCGTTCGACAGCGTCAAGACGCTGAACCGGCACATCCAGTGCCACACGGAGGACCGGCCCTTCCACTGCATCCACTGCAAGAAGAGATTCAAACACATGCACGGCCTGAAGAGGCACCAGATCTACGCCATCTGTCACAAGAAGACCTCCCGCCCGTCGTGGAAGAAGGAGCAGCGGGCGGGACCCGGCCGCGGCGAGACCGCCGGTGCCAACCCGCCGCAGGGCCAGTCGGACAAGATCCCCGTCTGGTGCTCCAACTGCGGCAAGCACTTCGAGTACCCGGCGGCGCTGAAGGAGCACCAGGAGAACGTGTGCAAGGCGGAGATCCGGGAGGTGATGAAGTGCCGCGACTGCGGGAAGGAGTTCAGGAGCGTCACCATGCTCAAAGTCCACCAGAGGATCCACGACCCGCTCTACTGCAAGGAGTGCGGCAAGATCCTGGGCAGCGAGGCCGCCTTCGAGCGCCACAAGCTGATGCACCGGCCCATGAGCTGCACCATGTGCGAGAAGACCTTCACCCTGCTGAGGCGCCTGAGGGAGCACTACGAGAAGCAGCACGCCTTCACCGGCCCGTTCCCCTGCCCGCAGTGCGACAAGTCCTTCGTGCAGCTGTCCTACCTCGCCATCCACCAGCGCATCCACAAGGGCGAGTTCCCCTACGCCTGCGACATGTGCCCCGAGAAGTTCCGCTCGTCCAACTGCCTGACGGTGCACCAGCGCAAGCACACCGGCGAGAAGCCCTTCCTGTGCTGGCAGTGCGGCAAGTGCTACCGCTCGGCGTCGGAGCTCACCGTCCACATGGGGACGCACTCGGAGGAGCGGCCCTGGGCGTGCTCGCAGTGCGCCATGGCCTACCGCACCAAGCTGCAGCTCAGCAACCACGTGGAGCAGGTGCACATCGGCGTGCGCTACCCGTGCAAGAGCTGCGGCAAGCAGTTCATGAAGGAGACGTCGCTGAAGAGGCACGAGCTCATCCACACGGGCGAGAGGCCGCACCAGTGCACCGTGTGCGGGAAGACCTTCCTGACCGCCAACGAGCTCCGACTGCACAACCGCTACCACACGGGCGAGCGGCCGTACAAGTGCGACGTGTGCGGCAAGGCCTTCATCCAGTCGGGCTACTTGAAGTCGCACGTGCGCATCCACACGGGGGAGAAGCCGTTCAAGTGCGACGTCTGCGACAAAAGCTTCAGGCTGTCGTACCACATGAAGAAGCACCGGCGGACGCACGCCGGCAAGTCCCGCAGCTTCGTCTGCTCCGACTGCGGCTTGGTGTTCCTCCACAAGAAGTTCTTCTGGGAACATTCGCTGACTCACAACGTGAAAATGGAGCCGGCGTTCGCAGCCGACGTCGCGCTCGAGTTCCAGTAG